In one window of Microcoleus sp. FACHB-68 DNA:
- the clpS gene encoding ATP-dependent Clp protease adapter ClpS — MATSPTVAPDKASQVTRQLYPNYKVIVLNDDFNTFQHVAECLMKYIPGMTGDQAWDLTNQIHFEGQATVWVGPQEQAELYHQQLSRAGLTMAPLEKA, encoded by the coding sequence ATGGCCACTTCACCAACGGTAGCTCCCGATAAAGCCAGTCAAGTTACACGGCAACTCTATCCCAACTATAAAGTAATCGTGTTGAATGATGATTTCAATACGTTTCAGCACGTTGCTGAATGCTTGATGAAGTATATTCCGGGGATGACAGGCGATCAGGCTTGGGACTTGACGAACCAAATCCACTTTGAGGGCCAAGCGACGGTTTGGGTTGGCCCGCAAGAGCAAGCTGAACTTTATCACCAACAGCTCAGTCGTGCCGGCTTAACGATGGCTCCATTAGAGAAAGCCTAA